In Nitrospira sp., the following proteins share a genomic window:
- a CDS encoding DUF3488 domain-containing protein → MPLSQALHLTSLLLASASFIGLTLGAGLPEWLAALTGAMLIAVLLRNMGIKPVEQFTTQMPVSAIGWNLIVLGGFVGFWIDLLWVSGELLPAGLHFLMILMVIKLFNLRLRRDYLHLYAISLVAILASGSLTTELWFVPIFSVYLLAGVWTLLLFQLTRTSEVSDDAGMAQPIRQEGYNVSDRVSSRFFWMANGLAFGAFLITVVIFFTIPRVSAGIYQKGFGENIRTSGFSDTVNLGSIGSIKRDPSIVMRVELPRSTQRDVRPLYIRGVSFDRYDGKVWTNQLSYRRSLLEESPGTFAFRRKRVAPQSEPGEAMQQKILLEPLDTPVLFAAPFIERVSGAFPSLFFDATGAVYLPFPSSSRIEYTVVSRSNRLVPADLGPEPGLYPEWVVRQYLQLPRQTDRISALARDVTREQHNPYEKAGAIQAYLTQNYRYSLDAPLAEQDQPLEEFLFSRKTGYCEHYATAMVMMLRTVGIPARLVTGFLATEWNSYGSYYVVRQQDAHAWVEVYLPHSGWIRMDPTPTAEDSPGIGGTVWQVFGPIMDNLRLQWNRLFVQYSAADQLAVVQELKAEGMSVRNKALDSMSALFGTFMAVLSGIVTHDVSQIRIGLFGEIIGFALMSLAVLFWLGRKRPWAAWSFSRKDYSNELVITQLYRRMHTYLSGQGLSRSIALTPLELVEITQVRWKEAHSAVASITELYCRSRFGHLPVNQEDLKHAEAHLRRLLELRKPPA, encoded by the coding sequence ATGCCACTTAGTCAGGCCCTTCACCTGACCTCCCTGTTGCTGGCATCAGCGTCCTTCATTGGACTCACGTTGGGAGCTGGTCTGCCGGAATGGCTGGCCGCACTGACCGGTGCGATGCTGATCGCGGTGCTCCTGCGAAACATGGGAATCAAGCCCGTCGAACAATTCACGACGCAGATGCCCGTGTCAGCCATTGGATGGAATCTGATCGTCCTTGGCGGCTTTGTAGGGTTTTGGATCGATCTCTTGTGGGTCTCCGGTGAGTTGCTTCCAGCTGGACTCCACTTCCTGATGATTCTGATGGTCATCAAGCTCTTCAATCTCCGACTCCGCCGCGACTATTTGCACCTCTATGCGATCAGTCTCGTCGCCATTCTCGCTTCGGGATCGCTCACGACGGAGCTCTGGTTCGTCCCGATCTTCTCGGTCTACCTGCTCGCGGGCGTGTGGACCCTGCTGCTGTTTCAGTTGACCAGGACGTCGGAGGTCAGCGACGATGCCGGAATGGCTCAACCCATCCGACAGGAGGGTTACAACGTGAGCGACCGGGTCTCGTCTCGTTTTTTTTGGATGGCGAATGGACTGGCCTTTGGGGCGTTCCTCATCACCGTGGTCATTTTCTTCACCATCCCGCGGGTCAGTGCGGGGATATATCAAAAGGGATTTGGGGAGAATATACGTACGTCAGGATTTTCCGATACGGTGAACTTAGGTTCCATCGGATCGATAAAGCGTGACCCCAGCATCGTTATGCGCGTTGAGCTGCCCAGGAGCACGCAACGCGATGTCAGGCCGTTGTATATCCGAGGGGTGTCCTTCGATCGCTATGATGGCAAAGTCTGGACGAATCAACTGAGCTATCGACGGAGTCTTCTCGAAGAGAGTCCTGGCACGTTTGCGTTTCGAAGGAAGCGAGTTGCCCCGCAGTCCGAGCCCGGTGAAGCAATGCAACAGAAAATCTTGCTTGAGCCACTGGATACTCCGGTATTGTTTGCCGCGCCGTTCATCGAACGAGTCAGCGGAGCATTCCCCAGTCTCTTCTTCGACGCCACCGGTGCCGTGTATTTGCCCTTCCCGAGTTCGTCCCGAATTGAATATACGGTCGTCTCCCGTTCCAATAGGCTGGTGCCTGCGGATCTTGGGCCCGAGCCAGGGCTCTATCCTGAATGGGTGGTCAGACAATACCTGCAGCTCCCTCGTCAGACAGACCGGATCAGCGCATTGGCAAGAGATGTGACGCGGGAGCAACACAATCCATATGAAAAGGCTGGCGCGATTCAAGCGTATTTAACCCAGAACTATCGGTACAGTCTGGATGCCCCGCTTGCCGAGCAGGATCAACCGCTCGAAGAATTCCTCTTCTCAAGAAAAACCGGCTACTGCGAACACTATGCCACCGCGATGGTCATGATGCTCCGGACCGTTGGGATTCCCGCTCGCCTGGTGACAGGGTTTTTGGCCACGGAATGGAACAGCTACGGAAGTTACTACGTTGTGAGGCAGCAGGATGCCCATGCGTGGGTCGAAGTGTATCTGCCTCATTCCGGCTGGATCAGGATGGATCCCACTCCCACCGCCGAGGACAGTCCGGGCATTGGAGGTACGGTATGGCAGGTGTTCGGGCCTATCATGGACAACCTCAGGCTCCAATGGAACCGATTGTTTGTCCAGTATAGCGCGGCGGACCAATTGGCCGTTGTTCAAGAATTGAAGGCTGAAGGGATGTCGGTTCGCAATAAGGCCTTGGATTCGATGAGCGCGCTGTTCGGCACTTTTATGGCGGTCCTGAGTGGGATCGTGACTCATGATGTGTCACAGATTCGGATTGGGCTCTTTGGAGAGATCATCGGCTTCGCCCTGATGAGTCTGGCTGTCCTCTTCTGGCTGGGGCGGAAGAGGCCATGGGCGGCCTGGAGTTTCTCGAGAAAGGACTACAGTAACGAGCTGGTTATCACACAACTCTATCGTCGTATGCACACCTACCTGTCTGGGCAAGGACTTTCAAGATCGATAGCGCTCACACCACTCGAGTTGGTCGAGATCACTCAGGTGCGGTGGAAGGAAGCCCATTCAGCGGTGGCCTCTATCACGGAACTCTATTGTCGGAGCCGATTTGGCCATCTTCCGGTCAATCAAGAGGATTTGAAACATGCGGAAGCCCACCTCCGTCGTCTCCTCGAATTAAGGAAGCCACCGGCCTGA
- a CDS encoding DUF58 domain-containing protein — translation MPFQLPSFAHRVFRYRSTRITSEGLQFLIFALAIGIAAINTGNNLFYLLLAMMLSLILVSGVAAEYCLRRLELRRHVPDLLFLNTSVTTVLAVKNRKSRLTSFSLTLCDVGEGQAVFPQVEIHALPPGASRLLSYQLTPTRRGKLHLSGVRISTEFPFGLFTKRAFYPMEDVTVVCPELRPMSERLLQGLFAAGYEQAVHRRGHGSELYNLRLYQAGDDSRSIHWLTTARTSQLTIRETETEEQRRAIIHLTTSVPASHDALFERAVSLAASLVQHLMQHGYSIQLRVGSERSSFGQGAAHRLELFRMLALCQRSTPTAKSMEQDEWSDGPSDLDGGGTVVVVQAWCDSESGETEFPRVFIDGEVIPGAAYAT, via the coding sequence ATGCCGTTTCAGTTGCCGTCGTTCGCTCATCGGGTCTTTCGTTACCGCTCCACACGGATCACATCGGAGGGGCTTCAATTCCTGATCTTCGCATTGGCGATCGGTATCGCGGCCATTAATACAGGGAACAATCTGTTTTATCTCCTTCTGGCCATGATGTTGAGCCTCATCCTGGTCTCAGGCGTTGCGGCGGAATACTGTCTGCGGCGACTTGAACTTCGCCGTCATGTGCCGGACCTCCTCTTCTTGAACACCTCAGTCACCACGGTTCTGGCAGTCAAGAACCGAAAATCGCGACTGACCAGTTTTTCGTTGACCCTGTGCGATGTTGGCGAGGGTCAAGCTGTTTTCCCTCAGGTGGAGATTCACGCCCTCCCCCCGGGTGCCAGTCGACTACTCTCCTACCAATTGACCCCTACACGCCGTGGTAAATTGCACTTGAGCGGTGTTCGAATCAGCACGGAGTTTCCATTCGGACTTTTCACGAAACGGGCCTTCTACCCGATGGAGGATGTGACCGTAGTATGCCCGGAGCTCCGGCCGATGAGCGAGCGTCTCCTTCAGGGTTTGTTCGCGGCGGGGTATGAGCAGGCCGTCCATCGACGAGGGCACGGCAGTGAGCTGTACAATCTTCGTCTGTACCAAGCAGGCGATGACTCACGGAGCATTCATTGGCTCACGACAGCTCGGACGTCTCAACTGACGATTCGGGAAACCGAAACAGAAGAACAACGCCGAGCGATCATCCATCTCACAACGAGCGTCCCGGCAAGCCATGACGCCCTGTTTGAGCGTGCAGTCTCGTTGGCTGCCTCGCTGGTTCAGCATCTGATGCAGCACGGCTACTCCATCCAATTGCGTGTAGGATCAGAGCGCTCTTCCTTTGGGCAGGGGGCAGCGCATCGCCTTGAGCTCTTCCGAATGCTGGCCCTCTGTCAGCGAAGCACCCCCACGGCAAAGTCTATGGAGCAAGACGAATGGTCGGACGGTCCTTCCGATCTCGATGGCGGGGGAACGGTGGTGGTCGTACAGGCTTGGTGCGATTCCGAAAGCGGAGAAACTGAATTCCCTCGTGTCTTCATCGATGGAGAAGTTATCCCTGGAGCGGCCTATGCCACTTAG
- a CDS encoding MoxR family ATPase, with the protein MTSTETIRAVQENIARVIKGKPHVIEMSLVALLARGHLLLEDVPGVGKTTLAHSLARSLDCSFKRIQFTSDLLPSDIVGVSIFNRQKQAFEFIPGPIFANIVLADEINRTTPKTQSSLLEAMSEAQISFDNKTYPLNPPFMVIATQNPAEYHGTFPLPESQLDRFLMRLRIGYPAPEEEKKVLERAACLHPAEELLPLLTAQEVVQLQDQVDKVFMEESLTEYLLAVVRSTRESDLLSLGVSTRGALALSRAAKALALVRGRTYCLPDDIKELAPIVLSHRIMVARQAGLHQRSFEQAERIIRDLIDTIPVPV; encoded by the coding sequence ATGACTTCTACTGAGACTATCCGAGCCGTCCAGGAGAACATTGCTCGGGTGATCAAAGGGAAACCCCATGTCATCGAGATGAGCCTTGTGGCGCTGCTCGCGCGTGGGCATCTCCTGCTCGAAGATGTTCCGGGGGTTGGCAAAACCACGCTGGCCCACAGCCTCGCACGGTCACTGGACTGTTCCTTCAAACGGATTCAGTTTACGAGTGATCTGCTGCCGTCCGACATTGTCGGGGTCTCGATTTTCAATCGCCAGAAGCAAGCGTTTGAGTTCATTCCTGGACCCATTTTCGCGAACATCGTATTGGCGGATGAAATCAATCGCACGACGCCGAAAACCCAGAGCAGTCTCTTGGAAGCGATGAGCGAGGCGCAGATTTCATTTGATAATAAGACCTACCCGCTCAATCCGCCCTTTATGGTTATTGCGACACAGAACCCCGCTGAGTATCACGGGACCTTTCCCCTTCCTGAGTCACAACTCGATCGTTTCCTGATGCGGTTGCGCATCGGTTATCCAGCGCCCGAAGAAGAGAAGAAGGTTCTTGAACGAGCTGCGTGCCTACACCCGGCGGAAGAGTTGCTCCCGCTGTTGACCGCACAAGAAGTCGTTCAGTTGCAGGATCAGGTAGACAAGGTCTTTATGGAGGAGAGCCTGACAGAGTATCTCCTCGCCGTTGTCCGGAGTACCAGGGAATCAGACCTCTTGTCCCTTGGGGTGAGCACAAGGGGTGCGCTTGCGTTGAGCCGCGCAGCGAAAGCCCTGGCCCTTGTGCGGGGACGGACCTATTGCCTGCCGGACGATATTAAAGAGCTTGCCCCGATCGTGCTGTCTCACCGCATCATGGTGGCCCGTCAGGCTGGTCTTCACCAACGAAGCTTTGAGCAGGCCGAACGCATTATCCGCGATTTGATCGACACGATTCCTGTCCCTGTCTAG
- a CDS encoding ChaN family lipoprotein, with product MNKLFSLRQRAQILLALGLVLCFLTTSISGATPPLDSPTGESEFEWQPWQILDTRTSRVVAFPEWIKSLEQSEIIYLGEEHHNPYHVEAALKVLNQLLVDRIEPTIGMEMFGWDGQEALDSYVSGAQPMSSEFLEDVRWKQNWGGEFSDYGPLVTFAREGRLPVRAMNPPKPLIRRVLKLGLEPVKQEPEWTSSGMYQEEIVDDPAYHTKIIDQLRRCHGGTEEHYRTMYEASMVRDEGMAKTLVQRQDEIRRAEDGVRRLILSYTGGGHIQYGLPVPKRVARRLSGEITQTTVYMMSYEPSRAEDVRALMQEAIADYIWLTPMGKPNPAKPCR from the coding sequence ATGAATAAGTTGTTTTCCCTGCGTCAGCGTGCACAAATTCTCCTGGCTCTGGGTCTCGTACTCTGCTTTCTCACCACTTCTATCAGCGGGGCAACACCACCGCTTGACTCGCCGACGGGCGAATCGGAATTTGAATGGCAACCTTGGCAGATCCTGGACACCAGAACGAGCCGTGTCGTTGCGTTTCCCGAATGGATCAAATCTCTGGAACAGTCGGAGATCATCTATTTGGGCGAGGAGCACCACAATCCCTACCATGTCGAAGCAGCCTTGAAAGTCCTGAACCAGCTACTCGTGGATCGGATTGAACCCACCATCGGTATGGAAATGTTCGGATGGGACGGGCAAGAGGCCTTAGACTCCTATGTCTCCGGCGCCCAACCGATGTCGAGCGAGTTTCTGGAAGACGTACGATGGAAGCAGAATTGGGGTGGGGAGTTTAGCGATTATGGGCCTCTCGTCACGTTTGCTCGCGAGGGAAGGCTGCCGGTCCGTGCCATGAATCCTCCGAAACCACTGATCCGCCGAGTCCTGAAATTGGGGTTGGAACCAGTGAAACAAGAGCCCGAGTGGACATCATCCGGCATGTACCAAGAAGAGATCGTCGATGATCCCGCGTACCACACTAAAATCATCGATCAACTTCGTCGGTGCCATGGCGGGACAGAGGAGCACTATCGGACAATGTACGAGGCCTCGATGGTCCGTGACGAAGGCATGGCCAAGACACTGGTCCAACGACAGGACGAAATCCGCCGTGCTGAAGACGGTGTTCGCCGTCTCATCCTGAGCTATACGGGAGGCGGACACATCCAATATGGCCTCCCAGTCCCGAAACGCGTGGCGAGACGGCTGTCTGGTGAGATTACGCAGACCACCGTCTACATGATGTCATATGAACCAAGCCGAGCCGAAGACGTTCGAGCGCTGATGCAGGAGGCCATTGCCGATTATATCTGGCTCACCCCGATGGGAAAACCAAACCCTGCCAAACCCTGTCGGTAG
- a CDS encoding arylesterase yields the protein MDRVLRQIIIVVANRIFPLVASLLVTLRGVCSAEMTSAFISDSRPRIVAFGDSLTAGLGVQINESYPAQLQRRLDGLGYHYRVINAGVSGDTTAGGLRRVSWVLNSKPELVILELGANDGLRGISVDETQLNLRQIVRRLQEARVTVILAGMKLPPNYGQDYTTRFEAMYRSLAREHQVPFIPFFLEGVGGTSSLNQADGLHPTREGYKVVVEHLLKVLRPMLNEKEHKRNPSRQMGE from the coding sequence ATGGATCGAGTGTTGCGGCAGATTATAATAGTGGTAGCCAACCGAATCTTTCCTCTCGTTGCGTCGTTGCTTGTGACTCTTCGAGGAGTTTGTTCAGCAGAAATGACCTCTGCTTTCATATCAGATAGCAGACCCCGCATCGTGGCGTTTGGTGACAGTCTTACGGCTGGATTGGGTGTACAGATCAACGAATCCTATCCCGCTCAGCTACAACGTCGGCTTGATGGTCTGGGCTACCACTATCGGGTGATCAATGCTGGAGTCAGTGGCGACACGACCGCAGGTGGGCTTCGCCGTGTTTCATGGGTTCTGAACAGTAAGCCCGAGCTGGTGATTCTTGAATTGGGCGCGAACGACGGGCTTCGAGGAATTTCGGTCGATGAAACGCAACTGAATCTTCGTCAGATTGTCCGCCGGTTGCAAGAAGCGCGGGTTACAGTAATCTTGGCCGGGATGAAATTGCCGCCCAATTATGGTCAGGACTACACGACTCGATTCGAAGCCATGTATCGAAGCCTGGCACGAGAGCACCAGGTTCCCTTCATCCCTTTTTTCCTTGAAGGGGTTGGGGGGACCTCCTCATTGAATCAGGCAGATGGTCTTCATCCAACCAGGGAAGGGTACAAAGTCGTCGTCGAGCACTTGCTCAAAGTACTCAGACCGATGCTCAACGAAAAAGAGCACAAGCGCAACCCCTCACGTCAAATGGGTGAGTGA
- a CDS encoding ABC transporter ATP-binding protein, whose translation MITVNDVSMELAAGGRSITILDHLTFDIPAQQTVAIVGPSGSGKSTLLGLMAGLDRPTSGRIELDGTDITQMSENQIARFRREKVGYIFQSFHLIPTLTALENVAIPLELSGERGATDRAAELLTAVGLSGRMEHYPVQLSGGEQQRVAVARAFACRPPILFADEPTGNLDSVTGAQVVELLLTLHRNHGTTLVLVTHDTSLAASMQRVLSLRDGHLISDILATGSECLDHVADNPLSANRIFPAPSMSIENAPAPRS comes from the coding sequence ATGATCACTGTGAACGATGTTTCGATGGAGCTGGCAGCGGGTGGTCGCTCCATCACAATTCTGGACCACCTGACCTTTGATATTCCGGCTCAACAGACGGTGGCGATCGTAGGACCATCAGGGAGTGGAAAGTCGACGTTGCTTGGGTTAATGGCCGGGCTCGACCGGCCTACCTCTGGTCGCATCGAGCTGGATGGAACGGACATTACCCAAATGTCCGAAAACCAGATCGCACGGTTTCGACGTGAAAAAGTGGGCTATATCTTCCAATCGTTTCATCTCATTCCGACACTCACCGCTCTCGAGAATGTGGCGATCCCGCTCGAGCTGAGTGGCGAGCGAGGTGCCACAGATCGTGCAGCGGAGCTGTTGACGGCGGTCGGTCTATCCGGCCGCATGGAGCACTATCCCGTCCAACTCTCCGGAGGAGAACAGCAACGAGTCGCGGTGGCCCGCGCTTTCGCCTGCCGTCCCCCGATTTTGTTCGCCGATGAACCCACGGGGAATTTGGACAGTGTGACCGGCGCCCAGGTCGTCGAGCTCCTGCTCACACTCCACCGTAACCATGGAACCACCCTCGTGCTTGTGACACATGACACCAGCCTGGCAGCCTCGATGCAACGGGTGCTGTCACTGAGAGATGGACACCTCATCTCTGACATTCTGGCGACAGGCTCGGAGTGTCTCGACCACGTAGCGGACAACCCACTCTCTGCCAACCGGATCTTCCCTGCTCCAAGTATGTCAATCGAGAACGCCCCGGCTCCTCGCTCATGA
- a CDS encoding FtsX-like permease family protein, translated as MTSFLFNMAWRETRGAWRHFAYFLVCIAIGVGALTGVSLFATQVERAVTKEARGLLGGDLEIRMSRLISPTGQSVLDKLHERGIMLTHVSELVAMATRVDAYSSGQPTQIIELKAVEPQYPLYGTLRLEPQLALSHLLGTHNLQCPTQPCFGVLVQESLLIRMGLTVGSHLAIGRAQFIITGRLRTEPDRMANAFSLGPRVLMSREGLQATELVKVGSRIRERYLLKLPSTVPPEPLLYELRDLLVADAARVSSYRDAQPQLKQSLEQLTRYIGLIGLTALFIGGLGVATSVHAFVREKLQTVAILKTIGADSLTIIRAYGFQAMLLGLLGSLAGLVLGVALHQGLPRMIAAWMASDLLDQLGFASDGLAISLGPLVKGLTLGVLSTLLFTLWPLLTIRDVKPARIFRREVAPLAPSDSLEKNRWWKWRPRIDRVKICSSLVIGSGLALLSVWQAGSWRVGLLFILAFAVAVLLLGATARGILVLLKKSPRPGPFILRQALGNVIRPGSQAVSITIAIGIAVMVVTTVSLVEHALLEQVGENRPSDAPSFFFIDIQPDQVDGVLALLRRHSSDPSPRLTPLVRSRLSAIKGEPVTFDAMSEEEEQKEKSAQKEERRKKWYLTREYVLTFLQDLPKDNKLVQGAWWKPEQVFPQPLISIEEDAAKQLGLTVGDTIELDIQGALVTGEISSIRQVEWGNFSTNFYMIFSPGSLDGAPHTFVATVRVMPSEEIALQQAVVLSYPNVTAINMGDVLDNFSQVLDRLSLAIHAVALFCVLSGGLVMAAALAATRYRRLYESVILKALGASRSVIVRSFAAEYALLGALGGLLGCALASALSWGVLETMFDLSWNLQPIILTMGFIATILLTMLVGFLGTYRILGHPPLAVLRQE; from the coding sequence ATGACCTCCTTCCTATTCAACATGGCCTGGCGAGAAACGCGCGGAGCCTGGCGGCACTTTGCCTATTTCTTGGTGTGTATCGCGATTGGCGTGGGCGCGTTGACCGGTGTCTCCCTGTTCGCTACCCAGGTAGAGCGAGCGGTGACCAAAGAAGCGCGTGGTCTCTTGGGAGGGGATCTCGAGATTCGGATGTCCCGACTCATCAGTCCAACCGGCCAATCGGTGCTGGACAAGCTACACGAACGTGGAATCATGCTGACTCATGTCAGCGAACTTGTCGCGATGGCCACAAGAGTTGATGCATACAGCAGCGGACAGCCGACGCAAATCATCGAGCTCAAAGCTGTCGAGCCTCAGTATCCTCTGTACGGCACACTCAGACTTGAACCCCAACTCGCCTTATCTCACCTGCTGGGCACGCACAATCTCCAATGCCCTACCCAACCCTGTTTTGGAGTACTCGTCCAGGAGTCCCTCCTCATCAGAATGGGACTGACCGTCGGTAGTCACCTCGCGATCGGTCGCGCCCAATTCATTATCACCGGCAGACTCAGGACGGAACCAGACCGCATGGCCAATGCGTTCAGTCTCGGACCTCGAGTCCTGATGTCCCGCGAAGGGCTGCAGGCGACGGAACTCGTCAAGGTCGGAAGCAGGATCCGGGAGCGGTATCTCCTCAAGCTGCCGAGTACGGTCCCCCCGGAACCACTGCTCTACGAATTGAGAGATCTCCTTGTTGCTGACGCAGCCCGCGTGTCGAGTTATCGAGACGCCCAACCGCAACTGAAGCAGTCGTTAGAACAGTTGACCCGCTACATAGGCCTGATCGGATTGACGGCGCTGTTCATAGGCGGTTTAGGGGTTGCCACCTCAGTCCATGCATTTGTGCGGGAAAAGCTTCAGACTGTTGCGATCTTAAAAACGATCGGGGCGGATTCGCTCACCATTATTAGAGCCTATGGATTCCAAGCGATGCTGCTCGGACTGCTCGGGAGCCTCGCCGGCCTGGTGCTTGGTGTGGCATTGCACCAGGGACTCCCGAGAATGATCGCCGCTTGGATGGCATCGGATCTTCTCGACCAGCTAGGATTTGCAAGCGATGGACTTGCGATCTCGCTTGGCCCCCTGGTGAAAGGCTTGACGTTGGGCGTTCTCTCCACCCTGCTGTTTACACTGTGGCCATTGCTGACGATCCGTGATGTAAAACCAGCTCGAATATTCCGCCGGGAGGTAGCTCCCCTTGCACCCTCAGATAGCCTAGAGAAAAACCGATGGTGGAAGTGGAGGCCGAGGATCGATCGAGTTAAGATCTGCTCCTCTCTCGTAATCGGCTCCGGATTGGCTCTGCTTTCAGTGTGGCAAGCTGGGTCATGGAGAGTGGGTTTGCTGTTCATCCTTGCGTTCGCGGTCGCGGTGTTGCTATTAGGTGCGACAGCCCGTGGGATACTGGTGCTTCTCAAGAAGTCTCCCCGACCAGGCCCGTTTATCCTTCGCCAGGCGCTGGGCAATGTGATACGACCAGGAAGCCAGGCCGTGAGCATCACGATCGCCATCGGAATCGCCGTCATGGTCGTCACGACGGTATCTCTTGTGGAGCATGCACTCCTTGAGCAAGTGGGCGAGAACCGGCCGAGCGACGCCCCCTCGTTCTTCTTTATCGATATCCAACCGGATCAGGTGGATGGAGTCCTAGCGCTCCTGCGCCGACACTCTAGCGATCCAAGCCCTCGACTGACCCCACTCGTGCGGTCTCGCTTATCGGCAATTAAAGGCGAGCCCGTGACGTTCGATGCGATGTCGGAGGAGGAAGAACAGAAAGAGAAGTCTGCACAGAAGGAAGAACGCCGGAAGAAATGGTACCTGACACGGGAATATGTGCTGACCTTCCTCCAGGACCTTCCCAAAGATAATAAGCTCGTTCAGGGAGCGTGGTGGAAACCCGAACAAGTTTTTCCACAGCCGCTGATTTCGATCGAAGAGGATGCCGCGAAACAACTCGGTCTCACCGTGGGAGATACCATTGAGCTCGACATACAAGGAGCACTCGTCACAGGAGAGATCAGCAGCATTCGCCAAGTAGAATGGGGAAACTTTTCCACCAACTTTTATATGATCTTTTCGCCTGGTTCCCTGGATGGCGCCCCTCATACCTTCGTGGCCACCGTTCGCGTCATGCCATCCGAAGAAATTGCGTTACAACAAGCAGTCGTCTTGTCCTACCCGAATGTAACGGCCATTAATATGGGCGACGTCCTCGATAATTTTTCGCAGGTCCTTGATCGTCTGTCCCTCGCCATCCATGCCGTCGCGTTGTTCTGTGTCCTGTCTGGAGGGTTGGTGATGGCGGCGGCCCTCGCGGCGACACGCTACCGTCGCTTGTACGAATCGGTCATTCTGAAAGCCCTGGGAGCCTCACGGAGCGTGATCGTGCGTTCGTTTGCAGCCGAATACGCGCTCCTGGGAGCTTTGGGGGGACTTCTTGGATGTGCATTGGCCAGTGCCCTCTCATGGGGAGTACTGGAAACGATGTTCGATCTCTCCTGGAACCTGCAACCAATCATATTAACCATGGGGTTCATTGCCACGATCTTGCTCACGATGCTGGTTGGGTTTCTCGGAACCTATCGGATCCTCGGTCACCCACCGCTGGCCGTCCTGAGACAGGAATAA
- a CDS encoding calcium-binding protein, whose product MSTINGTAGNDTLVGDKFPFHLPPLFNNADTINGFDGNDILRGLSQNDTLNGGNGNDQLFGGSGNDILRGNNGVDFLDGGTGADNMNGGDQNDTYIVDNVGDVTAESFNDALGGVDTVQSSAAFHTIGFGIENLTLTGVGNISGTGNANANIINGNSGNNTLSGLSGNDTINAFAGNDSLFGGDGNDTLRGGTGTDFLNGGAGADNMNGGDQNDTYIVDNVGDVTAESFNDALGGVDTVQSSAAFHTIGFGIENLTLTGVGNISGTGNANANIINGNSGNNTLSGLSGNDTINGFAGNDSLFGDSGNDILTGGLGRDFLSGGLGNDRFDYNSTSESPTGALNRDVISGFTGNGAFVGDQIDLRDIDANTTFLSFGNQAFSYIGGAAFSNVLGIYTPGQLRYSGGVLQGNTDFDGAAEIEIALVPAPASLYVNSATPLTTDILL is encoded by the coding sequence ATGTCAACTATTAATGGAACAGCTGGTAATGACACTCTGGTCGGCGATAAGTTTCCTTTCCATCTTCCCCCTCTTTTTAATAACGCAGATACCATTAATGGATTTGATGGAAACGATATATTACGTGGGCTTTCTCAGAATGATACCCTCAACGGTGGAAACGGCAACGACCAGCTCTTTGGTGGTAGCGGCAACGACATCCTCAGGGGCAACAATGGCGTCGATTTCCTGGACGGAGGCACTGGGGCTGATAACATGAATGGCGGTGATCAGAACGATACCTACATCGTGGACAACGTGGGTGATGTCACGGCAGAGTCCTTTAACGATGCACTCGGGGGAGTGGACACGGTGCAATCCTCTGCTGCGTTCCATACCATCGGCTTCGGCATCGAGAACTTGACGCTGACCGGTGTGGGCAATATCAGCGGCACGGGCAATGCGAATGCCAATATCATCAACGGGAACAGCGGCAACAATACCCTCTCGGGCCTGTCGGGCAACGACACGATCAACGCGTTCGCAGGCAATGACTCGCTTTTCGGTGGCGATGGGAACGACACCCTACGAGGCGGCACTGGCACCGACTTCCTCAATGGGGGAGCTGGAGCCGACAACATGAACGGGGGTGATCAGAACGATACCTACATCGTGGACAACGTGGGCGATGTCACGGCAGAGTCCTTTAACGATGCACTCGGGGGAGTGGATACGGTGCAATCCTCCGCTGCGTTCCATACCATCGGCTTCGGCATCGAGAACTTGACGCTGACCGGTGTGGGCAATATCAGCGGCACGGGCAATGCGAATGCCAATATCATCAACGGGAACAGCGGCAACAATACCCTCTCGGGCCTGTCGGGCAACGACACGATCAACGGGTTCGCAGGTAACGACTCGCTCTTCGGCGACAGTGGTAATGACATTCTCACCGGTGGCCTCGGCAGAGACTTCTTATCCGGCGGACTTGGGAACGACCGATTCGATTACAATTCCACAAGTGAAAGCCCTACCGGTGCTTTGAATAGGGATGTCATTTCCGGTTTTACTGGAAATGGCGCGTTCGTAGGTGATCAGATTGATCTGCGGGATATCGATGCCAATACGACTTTCTTGTCCTTCGGCAACCAAGCCTTCAGTTATATTGGTGGCGCCGCATTTAGTAATGTCTTGGGCATCTACACTCCAGGACAACTTCGGTATTCTGGTGGAGTCCTGCAAGGCAACACCGATTTCGATGGGGCGGCGGAGATCGAGATTGCGCTAGTCCCTGCTCCAGCGTCGCTATACGTCAATTCTGCTACTCCCTTGACGACCGACATCCTCCTGTAA